One genomic segment of Apteryx mantelli isolate bAptMan1 unplaced genomic scaffold, bAptMan1.hap1 HAP1_SCAFFOLD_105, whole genome shotgun sequence includes these proteins:
- the LOC106487763 gene encoding olfactory receptor 10C1-like translates to MKSSEEGMAGNKTSVIVFVILGFSHRPDMKVFFFILFLCIYIITVLGNLIILLVTNMDPALHTPMYFFLRNLSFLEICYTSVTLPRVMVNLLSSDTSISFAGCAAQMYFFLLFGATECCLLAAMAYDRYRAICNPLHYMDIMNKKVCMQLAASSWICGNLVALGHTTFIFSLPFCGSNVINHFFCEIQPVLMLVCGNTYWNELQIILAAAFVILMPFLLILVSYGLIISSILKIRSAKGRYKAFSTCSSHLTVVTIFYGTAVFIYIRPKSSYYLDVDKVLSLFYSVVTPILNPIIYSLRNREVKGALSKMRTKLFHPNS, encoded by the coding sequence ATGAAATCCTCTGAAGAAGGAATGGCTGGAAATAAAACTTCTGTGATCGTGTTTGTTATCCTGGGTTTTTCTCATCGCCCAGATATGAAAGTCTTTTTCTTCATCCTGTTTCTATGTATTTACATCATCACAGTGTTGGGAAACCTGATTATTCTCCTTGTCACTAACATGGACCCTgccctccacacccccatgtacttctttctcagAAACCTGTCATTTCTGGAGATCTGTTACACCTCTGTCACCCTGCCCAGGGTGATGGTCAACCTTCTCTCCAGTGATACATCCATCTCTTTTGCAGGTTGTGCTGCACAGATGTATTTCTTTCTGTTGTTTGGGGCAACTGAGTGCTGCCTCTTAGCTGCTATGGCATATGACCGCTACAGAGCTATATGCAACCCTCTGCATTACATGGATATCATGAATAAGAAGGTATGCATGCAACTGGCTGCGTCCTCATGGATATGTGGCAACCTTGTGGCCCTTGGGCACACTACCTTTATCTTCTCTTTGCCCTTTTGTGGCTCCAATGTGatcaaccatttcttctgtgagATCCAGCCAGTGCTGATGCTGGTGTGTGGGAACACTTACTGGAACGAGCTCCAGATAATTCTCGCTGCTGCCTTTGTCATCCTGATGCCTTTCCTGCTCATCTTGGTGTCTTATGGCCTCATCATTTCCTCCATCCTCAAAATcaggtctgccaaaggaaggtacaaagcaTTCTCCACTTGCTCCTCACATCTCACTGTAGTGACAATATTCTATGGGACAGCTGTGTTCATCTATATACGTCCCAAATCCAGCTATTATCTGGATGTGGACAAGGTGCTCTCTCTGTTCTATTCTGTAGTGACCCCCATATTGAACCCTATTATCTACAGCCTTAGGAATAGGGAGGTAAAAGGGGCACTCTCTAAAATGAGAACGAAGCTATTCCACCCCAACTCTTAG